Below is a genomic region from Clostridia bacterium.
GTATCGAGCCGAAGAAAAAAAGAACTACTTTGGCCTGCTCTATAAAACCAAAACCGAGCTGGTAACCGGACGCCCTGAGGGGGTGCAGCGGGCCAAGCTGGGCGCATCCCAGCCTTCGGGCGGGGGCGCGGGGGGCAAGGAAATCCTAATTAGACCAGCCTGTGATGAATGTTCGGACGCGCCCTGTGCCCGCATCTGCCCCACCGGAGCTATTGAAATGGAGGAGGCCTAGCCAGATGAACCTCTATAACGAAAACATGATGATCATCGATCTAAATCGGCAAGAAACCCAAACCCGGGAGTTGGACCCCGACCTAGTTCAAGAGCAAATAGGGGGAGCCGCCCTAAACCAGGCCCTTTACCAAGAAATTTGTGCCCAGGAACCAGAATCGGACCCCATCGTTATTGGCACCGGGCCGCTCACCGGTACTCCCATCCCCGGGGCTGGTTTAAGCGTGATTACAGCTAAGAGTCCGGTAACCGACCAGCTGGCCCACGTGCCTATCTTGCAATGGATC
It encodes:
- a CDS encoding 4Fe-4S dicluster domain-containing protein: MALLMDPIECIGCGACEVVCGFQRDAAFTLTSSSIIVYRAEEKKNYFGLLYKTKTELVTGRPEGVQRAKLGASQPSGGGAGGKEILIRPACDECSDAPCARICPTGAIEMEEA